In Malania oleifera isolate guangnan ecotype guangnan chromosome 8, ASM2987363v1, whole genome shotgun sequence, a single window of DNA contains:
- the LOC131161821 gene encoding WAT1-related protein At4g08300-like codes for MEMAYGMGRGGVLRKVKLFLGIISLQFGYAGMYIITMVSFKHGMSHFVLVVYRHAVATLAIAPFALVLERKIRPKMTMSVFLKILALGILEPVIDQNLYYLGMKYTSATFASASVNVLPAVTFIMAVIFRLERISIKKVHSQAKVIGTVVTVTGAMVMTLYKGPVLDFIRSQGRSRHGTATASTDQHWLTGTLMLLASACGWSGFFILQSFTLRQYPAELSLTTMICIAGMVQGGAVALVMERNTAVWVIGWDSRLLAAVYSGVICSGMAYYVQGVVIKERGPVFVTAFSPLCMIITAALGSLVLAEQIHLGSVIGAVIIVTGLYSVVWGKSKDQKAASGGSTTAAAATAQELPVVDNTAAKSQLDRSLSTTAMSTPTDLLHAGDSTVIIPPKNSPV; via the exons atggagatggCATATGGAATGGGGCGGGGGGGAGTATTGCGGAAGGTGAAACTATTCTTGGGAATAATATCGTTGCAGTTTGGGTATGCAGGGATGTACATAATCACCATGGTTTCTTTTAAACACGGCATGAGCCATTTTGTTCTTGTCGTCTACCGCCATGCAGTTGCCACGCTCGCCATTGCCCCCTTTGCCCTTGTCCTCGAaag GAAAATAAGGCCAAAGATGACTATGTcagtttttctgaaaatattggCTCTTGGTATACTCGA ACCAGTGATTGATCAGAACTTGTACTACTTGGGGATGAAGTACACATCAGCAACATTTGCATCTGCCTCTGTCAATGTCCTCCCTGCCGTCACCTTTATTATGGCAGTCATCTTCAG GTTAGAGCGCATATCAATAAAGAAGGTGCACAGTCAAGCAAAGGTAATAGGAACGGTAGTGACAGTGACAGGAGCAATGGTGATGACATTGTACAAAGGCCCGGTTCTGGATTTTATTCGGTCGCAGGGACGAAGCCGCCACGGCACTGCCACTGCTTCCACCGATCAACATTGGCTCACCGGTACTCTCATGCTCCTGGCTAGTGCTTGCGGCTGGTCCGGCTTCTTCATTTTACAA TCGTTTACACTGAGGCAGTATCCAGCAGAGCTGTCGCTGACGACAATGATATGCATAGCAGGAATGGTGCAAGGCGGGGCGGTAGCACTTGTCATGGAACGCAACACCGCCGTGTGGGTTATCGGCTGGGACTCCCGCCTCCTCGCCGCTGTTTATTCT GGAGTGATATGCTCGGGAATGGCATATTATGTGCAAGGAGTGGTGATAAAGGAGAGAGGCCCAGTGTTTGTGACAGCATTCTCCCCTCTTTGCATGATCATCACTGCAGCTCTCGGTTCCCTTGTTCTTGCTGAACAAATCCACCTTGGAAG TGTAATTGGAGCAGTGATCATAGTGACGGGGCTGTACTCGGTGGTGTGGGGTAAAAGCAAGGACCAGAAAGCAGCGTCTGGAGGGAGCACTACTGCTGCTGCTGCCACTGCACAAGAGCTTCCCGTCGTGGATAATACTGCTGCTAAGAGCCAATTAGATCGGTCATTGTCCACCACAGCTATGTCAACGCCGACGGACTTACTACATGCCGGCGATTCGACTGTCATTATTCCACCCAAAAATTCTCCCGTCTGA